Proteins from a genomic interval of Besnoitia besnoiti strain Bb-Ger1 chromosome Unknown contig00136, whole genome shotgun sequence:
- a CDS encoding uncharacterized protein (encoded by transcript BESB_024740), translating to MSLFIRFELYSSGSRIICTETIATYNVIITIHGLAMIFMFLMPALYGGYGNFFVPIYIGGSEVVFPRTNAISYFLVPLGSVFVNSKYLFRVW from the coding sequence atgtctttgtttattcgatttgagttatacagttctggatcgcggatcatttgtacagagacgatagctacttataatgtgataataacgatacatggcctagctatgatctttatgttcttaatgcctgctttgtacggaggatatggtaacttctttgtaccaatatatattggtggttcggaagtcgttttcccaagaactaacgcgatctcctattttctagtaccattaggttctgtgtttgttaactcaaagtatttgttccgagtttggtag